A region of Halalkaliarchaeum desulfuricum DNA encodes the following proteins:
- a CDS encoding type II secretion system F family protein has product MSLETGSSGGLGGDADPIASAFYPVFKRLFDEDGDFVSDIDVKLTQARIPDPVEMYLSRSLGLGMLVGAVFWIVGTAIGWAIFQFGLIDPETLGLGVPVPTAEMGALLRSLVVPITIGTTGIVFGGIGFALGFGTLIAIPYSRASARKREINMLLADGVSFMYALSVGGMNQLEILRAMARAEDTYGEVSQEFQSIINETEFFGTDYRNAIRQQSIETPSDELSQFLTDMLSIINSGGDMEQFLKDKKEKHLRTAKQQQEMTLETMELFGEMYMTLSLFPLLLIIILVIMSMLGDAETFLLYASVYALIPLTGVGFLVLVSTVKQDEPGDGYLRPQGGSQRLHETSQESLRHLGLIEGFVGNFKIFDRIKSREGTYLTSELLKQPHLFFRDNPLYTLALTVPAALVLLAIAITSGRAPLTPDGWISNPVWSTFIWVYVPLYLVLIPLGVFHEWNVRSRAAVTGKLSENLRKLSSANDTGQTLLESINSVAETSSGKLADEFDIIYTKVNYGMSLRDALVEFNNKYHMPRVARTVKLISEAQEASSQITDVLSTAAQASENQDDIERERRSRTRMQVAIILMTYLTLLAVMAILQTQFIDVMAELTAGAEEADGGAAQQGGPDFGAGVDPSLLSLLFFHAVTIQAVLSGFISGYIRNADIVSGVKFVVVLVTLALATWVVVG; this is encoded by the coding sequence ATGAGCCTCGAAACGGGATCTTCCGGCGGCCTCGGCGGGGACGCAGATCCGATCGCGAGCGCCTTTTATCCGGTGTTCAAGCGGCTGTTCGACGAGGACGGCGACTTCGTGAGCGACATCGACGTCAAGCTCACCCAGGCCCGGATCCCCGATCCCGTCGAGATGTATCTCTCCCGTTCACTCGGGCTCGGGATGCTCGTTGGCGCCGTCTTCTGGATCGTCGGCACGGCGATCGGGTGGGCCATCTTCCAGTTCGGCCTGATCGATCCGGAAACGCTCGGGCTCGGGGTCCCAGTGCCGACCGCCGAGATGGGCGCGCTGTTGCGCTCGCTCGTGGTCCCGATCACGATCGGCACAACAGGGATCGTCTTCGGCGGGATCGGGTTCGCGCTTGGGTTCGGAACGCTGATCGCGATCCCGTATTCGCGGGCGTCCGCGAGGAAGCGGGAGATCAACATGCTGCTTGCCGACGGCGTCTCCTTTATGTACGCGCTGTCGGTCGGCGGGATGAACCAGCTCGAGATTTTGCGGGCGATGGCGCGCGCCGAGGACACCTACGGGGAGGTCTCTCAGGAGTTTCAAAGCATCATCAACGAGACGGAGTTTTTCGGCACGGACTACCGGAACGCGATCAGACAGCAGTCGATCGAAACACCCAGCGACGAACTCTCGCAGTTCCTCACCGACATGCTGTCGATCATCAACTCCGGCGGGGACATGGAGCAGTTCCTGAAAGACAAGAAGGAAAAGCACCTTCGGACGGCCAAACAGCAGCAGGAGATGACCCTGGAGACGATGGAGCTGTTCGGGGAGATGTACATGACACTGTCGCTGTTCCCGCTGTTGCTCATCATCATCCTCGTCATCATGAGCATGCTCGGCGACGCCGAAACGTTCCTGTTGTACGCGAGTGTGTACGCGCTGATCCCGCTAACCGGGGTGGGGTTCCTCGTACTCGTCTCGACTGTCAAACAGGACGAACCCGGCGACGGCTACCTCCGTCCGCAGGGCGGCAGCCAGCGCCTCCACGAGACCAGCCAGGAGAGCCTCCGCCACCTCGGCCTGATCGAAGGGTTCGTCGGCAACTTCAAGATCTTCGACCGGATCAAAAGCCGAGAGGGGACCTACCTCACGAGCGAACTCCTCAAACAGCCGCACCTGTTCTTCCGTGACAACCCGCTGTACACCCTGGCGCTTACCGTCCCGGCCGCGCTGGTGCTTTTGGCGATCGCGATCACGTCGGGGCGGGCACCACTCACCCCCGACGGCTGGATCTCGAACCCCGTCTGGAGTACGTTCATCTGGGTGTACGTCCCGCTGTATCTGGTGTTGATTCCGCTCGGGGTGTTCCACGAGTGGAACGTGCGATCGCGGGCGGCGGTCACGGGGAAGCTCTCGGAGAACCTCCGGAAGCTCTCGTCGGCGAACGACACCGGACAGACACTCCTCGAGTCGATCAACTCCGTGGCGGAGACCTCCTCGGGGAAACTCGCCGACGAGTTCGACATCATCTACACCAAGGTGAACTACGGGATGAGCCTCCGCGATGCGCTCGTGGAGTTCAACAACAAGTACCACATGCCCCGCGTCGCGCGGACGGTGAAGCTGATCTCGGAGGCACAGGAGGCCTCCTCCCAGATCACGGACGTGCTCTCGACCGCCGCCCAGGCGTCGGAAAATCAGGACGACATCGAACGGGAACGGCGTTCCCGCACCCGGATGCAGGTGGCGATCATCCTGATGACGTACCTGACGCTGCTTGCGGTGATGGCGATCCTCCAGACGCAGTTCATCGATGTCATGGCCGAGCTCACCGCCGGCGCCGAGGAGGCCGACGGCGGCGCAGCACAGCAGGGCGGACCCGACTTCGGCGCCGGGGTCGATCCGTCGCTGCTGTCGCTTTTGTTCTTCCACGCCGTGACGATTCAGGCGGTGCTGTCCGGGTTCATCAGCGGCTACATCCGGAACGCCGACATCGTCTCGGGGGTGAAGTTCGTCGTCGTGCTGGTCACGTTGGCGCTCGCCACGTGGGTGGTCGTCGGATGA
- a CDS encoding DUF7287 family protein, which yields MTPNPDFDGSRRNAGRSSRAQTTLDFAIGAGVFLVAIAFVVAFVPGMFVPFDADTGTITADRVADSAAKDLLGDPAEPGALDTECTVGFFEQMNGGSAPEDCRFDEDAGTPGEVFGVDDRLNITIEERDGTVIHKDGQDLAAGGDPATAESVSTVRRTVLFDGGAKRLIVRVW from the coding sequence ATGACCCCGAATCCGGATTTCGATGGGTCGCGGCGGAATGCTGGGCGATCCTCGCGCGCGCAGACCACCCTGGATTTCGCGATCGGCGCCGGGGTGTTCCTCGTTGCGATCGCGTTCGTCGTCGCGTTCGTCCCCGGGATGTTCGTCCCGTTCGACGCCGATACGGGGACGATCACCGCCGACAGGGTGGCCGATTCGGCCGCCAAGGACCTGCTGGGCGATCCCGCAGAGCCCGGCGCGCTGGACACCGAGTGTACGGTCGGGTTCTTCGAGCAGATGAACGGCGGATCCGCGCCCGAGGACTGTCGATTCGACGAGGACGCCGGCACGCCAGGGGAAGTGTTCGGCGTCGACGACCGGCTCAATATAACGATCGAAGAGCGGGACGGAACCGTAATCCACAAGGACGGACAGGATCTGGCGGCCGGCGGCGATCCCGCCACCGCCGAGTCGGTCTCGACAGTCCGTCGAACGGTGCTGTTCGACGGGGGAGCCAAACGGCTCATCGTGAGGGTCTGGTAA
- a CDS encoding DUF7288 family protein: MTDWKRTLRGQAHTLEAVTAALLVLSAVVFALQVTAVTPLTGSTSSQHIENQQTEVAEGLLAAEDRQGTISETLRYWNESNERFHGAQSDGYTSGGPPTAFGEALNETFLDRGIAFNVHVRYVRDDGSRGSEQVVDLGEPSDHATTATRLVSLYNSDPLIDADATENGTATVGDGVLYVEHDVSPETDLFSVVEVEVVVWRM; encoded by the coding sequence ATGACTGACTGGAAACGGACGCTGCGCGGGCAGGCACACACGCTGGAGGCGGTCACCGCCGCACTCCTGGTGTTGTCGGCGGTCGTCTTCGCGCTTCAGGTGACTGCAGTGACGCCCCTCACAGGCAGCACCTCGAGTCAGCACATCGAAAACCAGCAGACGGAGGTCGCCGAAGGGCTCCTCGCAGCGGAGGACCGTCAGGGCACAATAAGTGAGACCCTGCGGTACTGGAACGAGTCGAACGAACGGTTCCACGGGGCACAATCGGACGGCTACACTTCGGGCGGTCCCCCGACAGCCTTCGGTGAAGCGTTGAACGAGACGTTCCTGGATAGAGGCATCGCCTTCAACGTTCACGTGCGGTACGTCCGGGACGACGGCTCCCGGGGCAGCGAGCAGGTCGTCGACCTCGGCGAACCGAGCGACCACGCAACGACGGCGACGCGGCTGGTCTCGCTGTACAACTCGGATCCGCTGATCGACGCCGACGCGACCGAAAACGGGACGGCGACCGTCGGCGACGGGGTATTGTACGTCGAACACGACGTCTCCCCCGAAACCGACCTGTTCTCCGTCGTCGAAGTGGAGGTGGTGGTATGGCGGATGTGA
- a CDS encoding DUF7266 family protein, which translates to MSDAHTRPTGEKNRSRDRALSTTVNYVLALAITSILISGLLIAGSGYMESQRTIAVGNALEVQNEQLADSIGEIDRLAATIEDDEGEAAIRVNLLDRVIDRSYEIAVVNETGTDDLRYTYRLEATSGDVERDTLVKTSTPIQETSIRGGSTVIHYDTEIGDPVLVIESDDGL; encoded by the coding sequence ATGAGTGACGCCCACACCCGGCCAACCGGCGAAAAAAACCGGTCGAGGGATCGGGCTCTCTCCACGACGGTCAACTACGTGCTCGCACTTGCCATCACGTCGATCCTCATTTCCGGACTGCTCATCGCCGGCAGCGGATACATGGAAAGCCAGCGGACCATCGCCGTCGGAAACGCCCTGGAGGTGCAAAACGAACAGCTTGCCGACTCGATCGGTGAAATCGACCGACTCGCAGCCACAATTGAGGATGATGAGGGCGAGGCAGCGATCCGGGTAAACCTGCTCGACCGGGTGATCGACCGGTCGTACGAGATCGCGGTCGTAAACGAGACCGGGACAGACGACCTTCGATACACCTACCGTCTCGAGGCAACGAGCGGTGACGTCGAACGGGACACGCTCGTCAAAACGTCGACCCCGATCCAGGAAACGTCGATCCGGGGCGGATCGACGGTGATTCACTACGACACCGAGATCGGTGATCCGGTGCTCGTCATCGAGTCGGACGACGGACTATAA
- a CDS encoding DUF7289 family protein, with product MTGEEGASTAIRSVSYERTEDRAVSETVGFVLLVGMVLFGATATVAVGSLAVGDSQNAAELQHAESAMTQFDSKASMVALGDSDRQTVRFGNMDGDLTVDETAGHMEVWHLNHTGDGHNEQIYSGSLGAVTYERSDAKVAYQGGGVWQMRNGYARMVSPPEFHYRGSTLTLPIVQVTGDATAVGSRSVRVEKDEMTRHYPTNDQNDRYDADDTQYRNPVTNGTVVVVLESEYHEAWESFFRTRTSGEILDADEVPNEIETDVNLDGDETVILELRTVGASGTFDFPHDGDKLPIRGIGDSHAIDVLEFSLQTNNLHNRWVSFYAETDEGEQFEVILDNPTQNELNDCENAEIGIEVLYRDGAGPQYYWEGSTNASTGDIEISDCDSTLEGDLMGGDELELSSDGPADRGSLDWDEDSSADTVEIVHSGGETETYEVNDGDTVTLSELVGYYFSNIGPEYDLKVDSGAGPQSNNQGFFTQMEDGSTLTIAYDGGDGYYITYLHLTENRIEVAVR from the coding sequence ATGACTGGGGAGGAGGGTGCGTCCACGGCGATCCGTTCGGTTTCCTACGAGAGGACCGAGGACCGGGCGGTGAGCGAGACGGTCGGCTTCGTCCTCCTCGTCGGGATGGTGTTGTTCGGGGCGACCGCAACCGTGGCGGTCGGTTCCCTGGCAGTTGGAGATTCACAGAACGCAGCCGAGCTGCAGCACGCAGAAAGCGCGATGACACAGTTTGACTCCAAGGCGTCGATGGTCGCTCTCGGCGACTCGGACAGACAGACCGTCCGGTTCGGGAACATGGATGGGGATCTCACCGTCGACGAAACAGCGGGTCACATGGAGGTGTGGCATCTCAACCACACCGGGGACGGCCATAACGAACAGATCTACAGCGGCTCACTCGGCGCCGTGACCTACGAACGATCCGACGCAAAGGTCGCCTACCAGGGCGGCGGCGTGTGGCAGATGCGAAACGGATATGCCCGGATGGTATCGCCGCCCGAGTTTCACTACCGGGGGTCGACGCTGACGCTTCCGATCGTCCAGGTGACCGGCGACGCGACAGCAGTCGGTTCACGGAGCGTTCGAGTCGAGAAAGACGAGATGACTCGCCACTATCCGACGAACGACCAGAACGACCGGTACGACGCCGACGACACGCAGTACCGCAATCCGGTGACGAACGGAACTGTGGTCGTCGTCCTCGAAAGCGAATACCACGAGGCGTGGGAGTCGTTCTTCCGGACGCGAACCAGCGGGGAGATACTCGACGCGGATGAGGTCCCCAATGAAATCGAAACCGACGTCAACCTCGACGGCGACGAGACGGTGATCCTGGAGCTCCGAACCGTCGGCGCAAGCGGAACCTTCGACTTCCCGCACGACGGCGACAAACTGCCGATCAGGGGGATCGGCGACAGTCACGCGATCGATGTGTTGGAGTTCAGTCTCCAGACGAACAACCTCCACAACCGGTGGGTGTCGTTTTACGCCGAGACGGATGAGGGAGAGCAGTTCGAGGTGATCCTCGACAATCCGACCCAAAACGAACTGAACGACTGTGAAAACGCGGAGATCGGGATCGAAGTGCTCTATCGGGACGGTGCTGGGCCACAGTACTACTGGGAGGGAAGCACGAACGCGAGCACGGGAGACATTGAGATCTCGGACTGCGATTCGACGCTCGAAGGCGATCTCATGGGCGGCGACGAACTGGAACTGTCGTCCGACGGACCCGCCGACCGGGGATCGCTGGACTGGGACGAGGACAGCTCCGCTGACACTGTAGAGATTGTTCATTCCGGTGGAGAAACGGAAACATACGAGGTGAATGATGGAGATACAGTTACATTATCGGAACTTGTGGGCTACTATTTCTCGAACATCGGCCCGGAATACGATCTGAAGGTCGACAGTGGGGCTGGGCCACAGTCGAACAACCAGGGCTTTTTCACCCAGATGGAGGACGGATCGACGCTCACAATCGCATACGACGGCGGTGATGGGTACTACATCACGTACCTCCACCTCACGGAAAACAGGATCGAAGTCGCGGTCCGGTGA
- a CDS encoding DUF7321 family protein — MVDDATIATAVGTVVSASLPFYLYGTWIMLRASEVTWGVLVHHLKFVSVGLALTTVPTVGWMIPRLFDQLSGIAAVHAFLGLQAYALLAVGLTGIARIYQAKRDADLYRRPDQEISLSDLHENVGAWRARLRVGVFGYTFFWLCAWVSGIYRYLQLYVFV; from the coding sequence ATGGTCGATGACGCGACGATCGCGACGGCTGTGGGCACCGTCGTGAGCGCGAGCCTCCCGTTTTACCTCTACGGCACGTGGATCATGCTTCGCGCCAGCGAGGTGACCTGGGGCGTGCTGGTCCACCACCTGAAGTTCGTCAGTGTCGGGCTCGCCTTGACGACGGTTCCCACGGTCGGCTGGATGATCCCCCGGTTGTTCGACCAGCTCTCGGGGATCGCCGCAGTACACGCCTTCCTCGGACTCCAGGCGTACGCGCTGCTTGCGGTCGGGCTCACCGGGATCGCGCGAATCTATCAGGCGAAACGCGACGCGGATCTCTACCGCCGACCCGATCAGGAGATCTCCCTGTCGGATCTCCACGAGAACGTCGGCGCCTGGCGCGCCCGGCTCCGGGTGGGCGTGTTCGGGTACACGTTCTTCTGGTTGTGTGCGTGGGTTAGCGGGATCTACCGGTATCTGCAGCTGTACGTGTTCGTGTGA
- a CDS encoding DUF308 domain-containing protein → MTDAEPPEETPSAGASDDEVGEPELSALREEVERKYDFDDFGPEDMMEMTAEEWEAVFDDEAWVTGTELLDRVEAELKNRIARREVFAVLERAGEGNDERVLAYSDEGYAVVYADGSLEGEGTVFRDVKPSLVLCSMPEFEVAEPPENYGLPDPDDVPEGSGEFGNTILQIVAAAQLIAGVALLSAYFLIDDLTTIVAPIAGVAFLLAGVFLFFVVANARLSDRFRTEEYRNRLRAIQFDDGDRPDFVPEMPKASTVNGKSRAGDGNDEDGDYGDGDDEDDDSDR, encoded by the coding sequence ATGACCGACGCAGAGCCGCCGGAGGAAACCCCGTCCGCGGGTGCTAGCGACGACGAAGTCGGGGAGCCGGAGCTTTCGGCGCTCCGGGAGGAGGTCGAGCGGAAGTACGACTTCGACGACTTCGGGCCCGAGGACATGATGGAAATGACAGCCGAGGAGTGGGAGGCTGTCTTCGACGACGAGGCGTGGGTGACAGGAACGGAACTGCTCGATCGGGTCGAGGCGGAGCTGAAAAACCGGATCGCACGCCGGGAGGTGTTCGCCGTACTCGAGCGGGCAGGCGAAGGAAACGACGAGCGGGTGCTCGCTTACTCCGATGAGGGGTACGCGGTCGTCTACGCCGACGGCAGTCTCGAGGGCGAGGGGACGGTGTTTCGCGACGTCAAGCCGTCACTCGTGCTCTGTTCGATGCCGGAGTTCGAGGTGGCGGAGCCGCCGGAAAACTACGGACTCCCCGACCCCGATGACGTCCCCGAGGGGTCCGGCGAGTTCGGCAACACCATCCTCCAGATCGTCGCCGCCGCGCAACTGATTGCCGGCGTCGCGCTGCTTTCCGCGTACTTCCTGATCGACGATCTCACAACGATCGTGGCCCCGATCGCCGGCGTCGCCTTCCTCCTCGCCGGCGTATTCCTGTTTTTCGTTGTCGCAAACGCCCGACTCTCCGACCGATTCCGGACGGAGGAGTACAGAAATCGGCTCCGAGCGATCCAGTTCGACGACGGGGACCGGCCGGATTTCGTCCCCGAAATGCCGAAAGCGTCCACGGTCAACGGAAAGAGCAGAGCCGGCGACGGAAACGACGAGGACGGAGACTACGGAGATGGAGACGACGAAGACGACGACAGCGATCGGTGA
- a CDS encoding halocyanin domain-containing protein has translation MRRREFVRTAGGATAVAAAGTATAGSASAQEEVEPDFEGYLDGIGGGYADLRGQEEVTVEVGAGDGLQFSPAGIWIDEGTTVIWEWTGQGGEHNVVTDAENTDFENTHDFNSGDPIDEAGHTFSHTFEEGGRTGYVCEPHRGVGMFGAVAVGDDVPIVEPAPDDGWPESVHDYGVPLHPHWVGIMSALAIVATLIFTFYVVKYGESAHTGTGRN, from the coding sequence ATGAGACGGCGGGAGTTTGTACGAACAGCCGGTGGGGCAACAGCCGTCGCAGCGGCAGGGACGGCGACGGCCGGATCCGCCAGCGCTCAGGAGGAGGTCGAGCCCGACTTCGAGGGGTATCTCGACGGGATCGGCGGCGGCTACGCGGACCTCCGCGGGCAGGAGGAAGTCACCGTCGAAGTCGGCGCCGGCGACGGGCTTCAGTTCTCACCGGCCGGAATCTGGATCGACGAGGGAACGACTGTAATCTGGGAGTGGACCGGGCAAGGCGGCGAACACAACGTCGTCACCGACGCCGAAAACACCGACTTCGAGAACACGCACGATTTCAACAGCGGCGACCCCATCGACGAGGCTGGTCACACGTTCTCACACACCTTCGAGGAAGGCGGTCGCACCGGCTACGTCTGTGAGCCACACCGCGGGGTCGGCATGTTCGGGGCCGTCGCCGTCGGCGACGACGTCCCGATCGTCGAGCCGGCCCCCGACGACGGGTGGCCCGAAAGCGTCCACGATTACGGGGTTCCATTACACCCACACTGGGTCGGGATCATGTCGGCGCTCGCGATCGTCGCAACGTTGATATTCACATTCTACGTGGTGAAGTACGGAGAATCCGCCCACACGGGCACGGGGAGGAACTGA
- a CDS encoding DUF7318 family protein, with translation MSSSGSTYGDVHRYEPARESTAAAIAIVLLTLIEIVFVFLFTYGLMQGWALSEFGNMFLGGVLALIFIDLAFILALYRKEFLPDVVIVKKRRRKWEDLYIREEQAEGERLGGDIDPWETVKRAVYPYYKR, from the coding sequence ATGTCCTCGTCAGGATCCACGTACGGCGATGTCCATCGGTACGAACCGGCCCGAGAGAGCACAGCAGCCGCGATCGCGATCGTGCTTTTGACCCTCATCGAGATCGTGTTCGTGTTCCTGTTCACGTACGGACTCATGCAGGGATGGGCGCTGTCCGAGTTCGGCAACATGTTCCTGGGCGGTGTACTCGCGCTCATCTTCATCGATCTGGCGTTCATCCTCGCGCTGTATCGCAAGGAGTTCCTCCCGGACGTCGTGATCGTAAAGAAGCGACGCCGCAAGTGGGAGGACCTCTACATCCGTGAAGAGCAGGCCGAAGGCGAGCGGCTCGGTGGCGACATCGACCCCTGGGAGACGGTGAAACGCGCAGTGTATCCGTACTACAAGCGATAA
- a CDS encoding cytochrome b gives MSLEKKDEHDHKAWLEERDLTAVESIFLTSLIWLDRRFRIVDYLEALETMYYRVNLQMPKSHTEQYNLDNKFWYWYPLYSLGFLSIVAYLVAAVTGAILGFYYAPSTGGDPSAAYNSMLFIMEDLQFGFMLRSIHRWSAQFMLAAVFLHMLRVYFTGAYKEPRELNWLLGVVLISLTLLFGYTGYLLPWKQLSFWAGQIGVEMALATPLVGEWAAQLIFGGFTLGESTLIRMYILHVFVLPFVVTALIALHVGIVWVQGIAEPH, from the coding sequence ATGAGCCTGGAAAAGAAAGACGAACACGACCACAAAGCGTGGCTCGAGGAGCGGGATCTCACCGCGGTCGAGAGCATCTTCCTCACGTCGCTGATCTGGCTGGATCGCCGGTTCCGCATCGTCGACTACCTCGAAGCGCTGGAGACGATGTACTACCGGGTCAACCTCCAGATGCCCAAGAGCCACACCGAACAGTACAACCTCGACAACAAGTTCTGGTACTGGTATCCGCTGTATTCGCTCGGGTTCCTCTCGATCGTCGCGTATCTCGTGGCAGCCGTAACCGGTGCGATACTCGGCTTCTACTACGCGCCGTCGACGGGCGGCGATCCCAGCGCGGCGTACAACAGCATGCTGTTCATCATGGAAGACCTCCAGTTCGGCTTCATGCTGCGGTCGATCCACAGGTGGTCAGCCCAGTTCATGCTCGCTGCGGTGTTCCTCCACATGCTGCGAGTCTACTTCACGGGCGCATACAAGGAGCCCCGCGAGCTCAACTGGCTGCTCGGCGTCGTGTTGATCTCGCTTACCCTGCTGTTTGGCTACACCGGCTACCTGCTGCCCTGGAAGCAGCTGTCGTTCTGGGCCGGCCAGATCGGCGTCGAGATGGCGCTTGCGACCCCGCTGGTCGGCGAGTGGGCCGCACAGCTGATCTTCGGTGGCTTCACCCTGGGAGAATCGACCCTGATACGGATGTACATCCTGCACGTGTTCGTCCTGCCGTTCGTCGTGACGGCGCTGATCGCGCTGCACGTCGGCATCGTCTGGGTGCAGGGAATCGCGGAACCGCACTGA
- a CDS encoding cytochrome b family protein: MTGNESTSENRTDEQLRTDGGPPATVPPDDETPTWRERKERTQGLSRLTYEYFERARREDQDLRQESDYVERDVLAFPTWPHEIIRNLAITSFFIGIMILVSAVAPPHFGDPADPASTPAIILPDWYLYWSFGLLHLDPINPELAILGDEKIMGDEMYGVLANGVVVGAIALVPFLNKGSARRPVEQPFWAAVGVGGVVFSITLGVLAIQNLVPLDLNVIFDLTFLLPVIAGIITYAVLKTMREGYMYDLNRRYYRLRPPK, encoded by the coding sequence ATGACCGGAAACGAATCCACCTCCGAGAACCGAACCGACGAGCAACTACGGACCGACGGCGGGCCGCCCGCGACGGTGCCGCCGGACGACGAGACGCCCACCTGGCGCGAGCGAAAGGAGCGCACACAGGGACTCTCGCGGCTCACTTACGAGTACTTCGAGCGCGCCCGCCGCGAGGATCAGGACCTCAGACAGGAGTCCGACTACGTCGAACGCGACGTGCTCGCGTTCCCGACGTGGCCCCACGAGATCATCCGGAACCTCGCGATCACGAGCTTCTTTATCGGAATCATGATCCTCGTGTCCGCGGTCGCACCGCCGCATTTCGGCGATCCTGCGGATCCCGCGAGCACGCCGGCGATCATTCTCCCCGACTGGTATCTCTACTGGTCGTTCGGGCTGTTGCATCTGGATCCGATCAACCCCGAACTGGCGATCCTTGGAGACGAGAAGATCATGGGCGATGAAATGTACGGCGTCCTGGCGAACGGCGTCGTTGTCGGCGCGATTGCGCTTGTCCCGTTCCTGAACAAGGGTAGCGCCCGGCGCCCAGTCGAGCAGCCGTTCTGGGCGGCGGTCGGGGTCGGCGGCGTCGTGTTCTCGATCACCCTCGGCGTGCTTGCGATCCAGAACCTGGTTCCGCTGGATCTCAACGTCATCTTCGATCTGACGTTCCTGCTGCCGGTGATCGCGGGGATCATCACTTATGCGGTGTTGAAGACGATGCGAGAGGGGTACATGTACGATCTCAACCGGCGGTACTACCGGCTCCGTCCGCCGAAATAA
- a CDS encoding DUF7315 family membrane protein, whose protein sequence is MSDEGTSETAGGEPPSTGDRVPADDDRVPADDDRVPAGEDHVRTDDRGRREVIVPLRLYKTVTVFSTLLAVIAVVLGFLLLDAATLQVGVFRRLAAGLFGVFGVDVAAGTLDALLAGAGLAVMALGAAVYVLGTRFRAPDMGKSQEDSPEGTDNG, encoded by the coding sequence ATGAGCGACGAGGGGACATCCGAGACCGCCGGCGGCGAACCGCCATCAACCGGCGACCGCGTCCCAGCTGATGACGACCGCGTCCCAGCTGATGACGACCGCGTCCCGGCTGGCGAGGACCACGTCCGTACTGACGACCGGGGACGTCGGGAGGTGATCGTACCGCTGCGGCTGTACAAGACGGTGACGGTGTTCTCGACGCTTTTGGCCGTCATCGCGGTCGTGCTCGGCTTTCTCCTGCTCGACGCGGCGACGCTGCAGGTCGGCGTGTTTCGCCGCCTGGCGGCGGGACTGTTCGGGGTTTTCGGGGTCGACGTCGCCGCCGGGACGCTGGACGCGCTGCTTGCCGGTGCGGGACTGGCCGTAATGGCGCTCGGCGCGGCCGTCTACGTGCTCGGAACCAGATTTCGGGCCCCCGACATGGGAAAGTCTCAAGAGGATTCCCCCGAAGGAACTGATAATGGCTGA
- a CDS encoding DUF7314 family protein, protein MADEFIKGLAFFTVGGLAWMTFAGWYQTPTFDTTRQLIAEPPEPNNFFDVLGILGAEVFLWVTLLGTLTFWVGIPAARELRRTLEERESTN, encoded by the coding sequence ATGGCTGACGAGTTCATAAAGGGGCTCGCCTTTTTCACCGTCGGCGGGCTCGCGTGGATGACGTTCGCCGGCTGGTATCAGACCCCGACGTTCGACACCACCCGACAGCTGATCGCGGAGCCGCCCGAGCCGAACAATTTCTTCGACGTGCTGGGGATTCTCGGCGCGGAGGTGTTCCTGTGGGTGACGCTCCTGGGGACGCTCACGTTCTGGGTCGGGATCCCGGCCGCACGCGAACTCCGGCGGACCCTCGAAGAGCGGGAGTCGACGAACTGA
- a CDS encoding DUF7313 family protein: MDPLQFIVPLGWVDAIGEYLPFAIFALVVVNGITRHQAHKSHTRNADDGDENLTRHLPHTALNVALVVLGLLFVLHHLHGGLIMTALLLTMFVADIFEYEARQVEARNGLAIERPKSALTAWGLAFLYAAYQAFFEFVAPFWELVV, from the coding sequence ATGGATCCGCTCCAGTTCATCGTCCCCCTCGGCTGGGTGGACGCGATCGGCGAGTACCTGCCGTTTGCGATCTTCGCACTGGTCGTGGTGAACGGGATCACCCGACACCAGGCCCACAAATCGCACACGCGAAACGCGGACGACGGTGACGAGAACCTCACCAGACACCTCCCGCACACCGCTTTGAACGTCGCTCTCGTCGTCCTCGGCCTGCTGTTCGTGCTTCATCACCTGCACGGCGGGTTGATCATGACGGCGTTGCTCTTGACAATGTTCGTCGCGGACATCTTCGAGTACGAAGCGCGTCAAGTCGAGGCCCGGAACGGACTGGCCATAGAACGCCCCAAGTCGGCGCTTACCGCCTGGGGGCTCGCGTTCCTGTATGCGGCGTACCAGGCGTTCTTCGAGTTCGTCGCGCCGTTCTGGGAACTCGTCGTTTGA